The Cyanobium sp. AMD-g genome contains the following window.
CCCCTGCTCGGGAATCACGTGCAGCAGATTGATCCGGGCCTGACGGCAGGGGGGGATGTCGCGCAGGAGGCGGACCATCTCCTCGACATGGCCTTTGCCGGAATCGGCGATCAGCAGGTTGCGGAACACGGACATCAAGGTGGCTCGGCATCAGCCTATGGCTGATCCCCTTTCCGCCATCTCCTGTGGTGAAGACCGTGATGCAGCTTTCGGATGAGGCCTGGTGGTGCCTGCGGCGGCGCGTGTTGCCCCAGCACACCGACCATGCCGGGGTGATGTGGCACGGGGCCTATCTGGCCTGGCTGGAGGAGGCGCGCGTCGAGGCCCTGGACCGGGCTGGCCTGGCCTACAGCGCCCTCTCCGCCCGGGGGCTGGAGCTGCCGGTGGTGGGGCTGCGCATCGATTACCGCCGGGCCCTGCTCCATGGCGAGAGCGTCGAGCTCCGCAGCCGGGTGCTGCCGCGGCTGGGCGTGAAGCTGCCCTGGCACAGCCAGTTCATCGGCCCGGACGGGGCTGTGGCGGCGGAAGCCAGCGTCGATCTGGTGCTGGTGGATCTCTCCGGTGGGCCCTCGCAGCGGCGCTTGCTGCGGCGGTTGCCCCAGGATCTGGAGCAGGCCCTGGTGATCCTGCGCTCCGGCCCGGCCGACGTCCGCGCTCAGCCATAGTACGCTTGTACTGCTGTTCAAGCGGTGGGGCGCGGGGATGGGAGATCTGGTGCAGGGGGCCTTCCCGCGCCGCGGGGGCCCGGCCTGGGAGCGGCAACGGCGTCTGTGGTGGCTGCTCTGGAGCCGCTGCCCCGGCCTCGGCTGGCAGCGGCTGCGGGCCCTCGAGGCCAGCTGTGGCGGGCTGGCCGTCGCCTGGCAGGCGCCCGCCGATGAGCTGGCGGCGGTGCCGGGTCTGGGGCCTGGGCTGGTGGCGGTGGTGGAGCGGTTTCGCCATCGCTGGGGCCCCCGGCCCCTGGAGGCCTTCGCGCCACGGTGCCGCTTCGGCCGGGGGGTGCTCGTGCCGGGGGATCGGGGCTGGCCTGCGGGTCTGCGGGATCTGCAGCGGCCCCCCCTGCAGCTGTTCTGGCGGGGGCGGGGCAGCCTGTGGCCCCACCTGGGCCTCCGCCGCGCGGTTGCGGTGGTGGGCACCCGGCGTCCGTCCCTGCATGGCCTCTCGATGGCCCACGCCATCGGCGCCGCCCTGGCCGAGGCGGGCTGGCCGGTGCTGAGCGGGCTGGCCGAAGGCATCGACGGGGCGGCCCACGAGGGATGTCTGGCGGCTGGGGGTGCCCCGGTGGCGGTGCTGGGCACACCCCTGGGCCGCGCCTACCCCCATCACCACGCGGCGCTGCAGGGTGAGGTGGCCCGCACGGGCCTGCTCGTGAGCGAGCTGGCCGAGGGCGGTACGGTCCGGGCCGGCAGCTTCGCCGCCCGCAATCGCCTGCTGGTGGCCATGGCAGCCGCGGTGGTGGTGGTGGAGTGCCCGGTGGAGAGCGGGGCGCTGCATTCGGCCGAACTGTCCTGGCAGCTGGAGATGCCGCTCTGGGTGGTGCCCGCCGATGCGGGCCGCGCCTCGGCCATGGGCAGCAACCGGCTGCTGGCCAGGGGCGCCACCCCCCTGCTTCTCCCGGCCGACCTGGTCGGCCAGCTGGGCAGGGGCCCGCTGGCGCCGCGGCCCCCCGCAGCCGCTCCCGTTCCGGCCAGGGGGCTCCAGGGGGCTGAGGCCGAGGGTCTGCTGGAGGCAGTGGGCGGTGGCGCCAGCCTCGAGCAGCTGAGCCTGGCTCTGGATCGCCCTATGGCCGAGCTGATGCCGCGGCTGCTGGAGCTGGAGCTGGCCGGGCTGCTGCGGGCCGAGGCCGGCCTCTGCTGGCGCCCCAGCTGAGTCCACTCATGCTGAGAAAGCCACTGCTGATTAGGCTCCCCCCATGGTTTCCCAGGTCGGCACCGTCCCCGTCCCTGCGCCCCCGGCGGATGGCCCTGACGCCCTGCTGATCACGGCGTCGGAGCTGCTGGCATGGCGCCGCCGCCTGCTGGCCCTCGGCGGCGAGGCGGCCGCCCTCGATTGGCTGCTGGATCTGGGCGGTGGTCTGCGTTGGAGCCAGTTGCAGGCGCTCTGGTGCCACCCGGAGGCCGAGGTCCGGCTCCAGCGCTCGCTCGAGGGGCTGGAAGCCCTCTGGCGCCGCCACCTCGACAGCCACGAGCCCCTGCAGTACCTGGTGGGCCGCTGCCCCTGGCGCGACCTGGAGCTGCCCGTGGCGCCTGGGGTGCTGATCCCCCGGCAGGAAACGGAGCTGCTGGTGGATCTGGCCCTGTCCCTGTGGCCATCAGATCGCCCTGTAGGCCGCTGGGCCGACCTGGGCACCGGCTCCGGTTGCCTGGCCATCGCCCTGGCCCGCAGCCTGCCCGCCAGTCGTGGCTTCGCCGTGGAGGCCAGCACCGAGGCCCTCGCCCAGGCCGGCGCCAACCTGGGCCGCTGGGAGCTGCAGGAGCGCGTCTCCCTGCTGGCGGGTGACTGGTGGCAGCCGCTGGCGCCCTGCTGGGGCGCGCTGGATCTGGTGGTGAGCAACCCCCCCTACATCCCCAGTGCCACCCTCCTGGAGCTGGAGCCGGTGGTGCGGCAGCACGAACCCCGCCTGGCCCTCGATGGCGGCCCCGACGGCCTGGCGGCCATCCGTTCGATCGTGGCCGGAAGCTTGAAGGGCCTGGCCCCCAGCGGACTGCTGCTGCTGGAGCACCACCACGACCAGAGCGAGGCGGTCGGCGAGCTGCTGCTTGCCGCCGGCCTGGAACGGCTTGCGGTGCATGCCGACCTGGAGGGCCGGGCACGCTTCGCCAGTGGCTGGAGGCCCGGCGGCTGATGAACGCTGCTGCGCCACTGGCCAGGTGCCTGGCGAAGGGGGAGGCGGTCCTGTTCCCAACCGACACCCTGCCGGCCCTGGCCGCCCGGCCCGAGGCGGCCGCCCTGCTCTGGCAGCTGAAGCAACGGCCCGCCGACAAGCCGCTGATCCTGATGGGGGCCGACCTGGCCCAGCTGATCGAGGCCCTGGGTGTGCCCTGGCAACAGCCCTGGATCGAGCAGGCCCGGCGGAGCTGGCCGGGGGCCGTCACCCTGGTGCTTCCGATCGCCGGTGCCTTGACCCACCATCTCCACCCCGGCGGCACGAGCCTGGGGCTGCGGGTGCCGGCCTGCGAGCCGGCGCGGGAACTGCTGCGCCTCAGTGGCCCCCTGGCCACCACCAGTGCCAACCGTTCCGGCGAACCCCCGGCCACCACGGCGGCTGAGGCGGCGCATCAGTTCCCCGCCCTGTCCCTGCTCGAGCCCCTGCCCTGGCCGGCCGGATCCGGCCAGGCCAGCACGGTTCTGGCCTGGCGGGGGCCGGAACAGGCATCCGGCAGTGGGAGCGAATGGACCGTGCTCCGGCCCGGGGCCGCAGCGGCATCGGCTGCCGGGGGGCCCTGATGCTGCCGCTCCTGCTGGTGGTGCTGTTGACGGTGGGCCTCAGCCACTGGGTATTGGTGCCCCTGGTGCATCTGGCCACCCCGCTGTTCCAGCTGGACTGGCTGGGCTGGCTGGCGCTGGCGGTGCTGCTGTGGCTGTTCGCCGGAGCATGATGCCCTGATTCGGAAGGCCCGGCCCGCGGCCGGATCCACCCCCTGGCGCCGACGCCGGCGTGCCGAACGTCCCCATGTCCATTGCCAGCGCCGGCGATCCCGGACTCGCCGCCTTCGGATCCAGCCTGACCGCCATCAGCCTGGCCGAACTGGGCGACAAGACCTTCTTCATGGCCTTGATCCTGGCGGCACGCCATCGCCCCCGCTGGGTGTTTGTCGGGGCCTTCGCGGCCCTCAGCCTGGTCACCCTGTTGTCCCTGGGCATGGGGTACGGCCTCAGGGAGTGGCTGCCCCAGGCCGTCGTTCCCTGGCTGGCGG
Protein-coding sequences here:
- a CDS encoding acyl-CoA thioesterase — translated: MQLSDEAWWCLRRRVLPQHTDHAGVMWHGAYLAWLEEARVEALDRAGLAYSALSARGLELPVVGLRIDYRRALLHGESVELRSRVLPRLGVKLPWHSQFIGPDGAVAAEASVDLVLVDLSGGPSQRRLLRRLPQDLEQALVILRSGPADVRAQP
- a CDS encoding DNA-processing protein DprA encodes the protein MGDLVQGAFPRRGGPAWERQRRLWWLLWSRCPGLGWQRLRALEASCGGLAVAWQAPADELAAVPGLGPGLVAVVERFRHRWGPRPLEAFAPRCRFGRGVLVPGDRGWPAGLRDLQRPPLQLFWRGRGSLWPHLGLRRAVAVVGTRRPSLHGLSMAHAIGAALAEAGWPVLSGLAEGIDGAAHEGCLAAGGAPVAVLGTPLGRAYPHHHAALQGEVARTGLLVSELAEGGTVRAGSFAARNRLLVAMAAAVVVVECPVESGALHSAELSWQLEMPLWVVPADAGRASAMGSNRLLARGATPLLLPADLVGQLGRGPLAPRPPAAAPVPARGLQGAEAEGLLEAVGGGASLEQLSLALDRPMAELMPRLLELELAGLLRAEAGLCWRPS
- a CDS encoding L-threonylcarbamoyladenylate synthase; translation: MNAAAPLARCLAKGEAVLFPTDTLPALAARPEAAALLWQLKQRPADKPLILMGADLAQLIEALGVPWQQPWIEQARRSWPGAVTLVLPIAGALTHHLHPGGTSLGLRVPACEPARELLRLSGPLATTSANRSGEPPATTAAEAAHQFPALSLLEPLPWPAGSGQASTVLAWRGPEQASGSGSEWTVLRPGAAAASAAGGP
- the prmC gene encoding peptide chain release factor N(5)-glutamine methyltransferase; translation: MVSQVGTVPVPAPPADGPDALLITASELLAWRRRLLALGGEAAALDWLLDLGGGLRWSQLQALWCHPEAEVRLQRSLEGLEALWRRHLDSHEPLQYLVGRCPWRDLELPVAPGVLIPRQETELLVDLALSLWPSDRPVGRWADLGTGSGCLAIALARSLPASRGFAVEASTEALAQAGANLGRWELQERVSLLAGDWWQPLAPCWGALDLVVSNPPYIPSATLLELEPVVRQHEPRLALDGGPDGLAAIRSIVAGSLKGLAPSGLLLLEHHHDQSEAVGELLLAAGLERLAVHADLEGRARFASGWRPGG